One Candidatus Schekmanbacteria bacterium RIFCSPLOWO2_02_FULL_38_14 DNA segment encodes these proteins:
- a CDS encoding 1,4-alpha-glucan branching enzyme, which yields MNLKHQIDLILHSSHSDPFHVLGAHPVEVDENDVVAVRAFLPEAKEVSVIDPAKDNKEYLMNKLHKEGFFEVIIYEAKEVFPYKLKKINHDGSVSIFHDPYSFLPVLTDFDLHLMGEGTHYKKYEKLGAHLMTINNIKGVFFAVWAPNALRVSVIGDFNNWDGRRHPMRSRGLSGIWELFIPELDEGTLYKFEVKSKYKGYLQEKADPYAFYSELRPKSSSVVHSINRYKWNDEKWMNERKQKDWLSSPISVYEIHLGSWGRVPEENNRWLTYRELADELIPYVLDMGYTHIELLPVSEHPLDESWGYQTIGYYSCTSRFGKPEDFMYFIDQCHQNGIGIIIDWVPAHFPKDAHGLGYFDGTALYEHEDPRRGEQKEWGTLIFNYGRNEVANFLIANAVFWLDKYHIDGLRVDAVASMLYLDYSREKGEWITNQYGGNENLEAVALIKRFNEVVHRYHPGVLTIAEESTAWPMVSRPTYLGGLGFSLKWNMGWMHDILEYFSKDPIHRKHHQNNLTFALLYAFTENFILVLSHDEVVYGKCSLLNKMPGDMWQKFANLRLLHAYMYAQPGKKLIFMGGEIGQWSEWVFSQSLDWHLLQYEPHKKFKNWIKDLNDLYKKEPSMYEIDFNSHGFEWIDFGDYEGSIVSFIRKGKDIEDFTVFVFNFTPVPRYNYRIGVPKSGHYKEVLNSDSERYWGSNVGNLGGVNAKPIRWHGRNYSIRINLPPLGALIFKLL from the coding sequence ATGAACCTAAAACACCAAATCGACCTAATACTCCACTCATCCCACTCAGACCCTTTTCATGTCCTTGGCGCTCATCCTGTCGAGGTTGACGAAAATGATGTTGTTGCAGTAAGGGCATTTCTTCCTGAAGCAAAAGAAGTTTCAGTCATTGACCCTGCCAAAGATAACAAAGAATATTTAATGAACAAACTTCATAAAGAAGGGTTTTTTGAAGTTATCATTTATGAGGCAAAAGAGGTCTTCCCTTATAAATTAAAAAAAATAAACCATGATGGCTCAGTCAGTATCTTTCATGACCCCTACTCTTTTCTCCCTGTTCTGACAGACTTTGACCTTCATCTTATGGGCGAAGGCACACACTACAAAAAATACGAAAAACTCGGCGCCCACCTAATGACCATTAATAATATAAAAGGTGTTTTTTTTGCTGTGTGGGCGCCAAACGCACTGAGAGTAAGTGTCATAGGTGATTTCAACAACTGGGACGGAAGAAGGCATCCAATGCGTTCAAGAGGATTAAGCGGAATATGGGAACTCTTCATTCCTGAGCTTGATGAAGGAACCCTTTACAAGTTTGAAGTTAAATCAAAATACAAAGGGTATTTGCAGGAAAAAGCAGACCCCTATGCTTTTTATTCAGAGCTCAGGCCAAAGAGCTCTTCAGTTGTTCATAGCATCAATAGATACAAATGGAATGATGAGAAATGGATGAATGAAAGAAAGCAAAAAGACTGGCTTAGCTCTCCAATCTCGGTTTATGAAATCCATCTAGGCTCATGGGGAAGAGTGCCCGAAGAAAACAACCGCTGGCTTACTTACAGGGAATTAGCCGATGAATTAATCCCCTATGTTCTTGATATGGGTTATACACACATCGAACTTCTTCCGGTAAGCGAGCATCCCCTTGATGAATCGTGGGGATATCAGACAATAGGTTATTATTCCTGTACAAGCCGTTTTGGGAAGCCAGAAGATTTTATGTATTTTATTGACCAGTGCCATCAAAACGGAATCGGCATAATCATTGACTGGGTTCCCGCGCATTTTCCAAAGGATGCACACGGGCTTGGCTATTTTGATGGTACTGCCCTCTATGAGCACGAAGACCCCCGCAGGGGTGAACAGAAAGAATGGGGAACGCTGATATTTAATTACGGAAGAAATGAAGTAGCCAATTTTCTCATAGCAAACGCTGTGTTCTGGCTTGATAAATACCACATTGACGGACTGAGAGTTGATGCAGTCGCCTCAATGCTTTACCTTGACTACTCAAGGGAAAAAGGTGAATGGATAACAAACCAGTATGGAGGAAATGAAAATCTTGAGGCTGTTGCATTAATTAAAAGATTTAATGAAGTTGTTCATCGCTACCACCCCGGAGTTCTTACCATTGCAGAAGAGTCAACAGCCTGGCCCATGGTATCCCGCCCCACTTATCTTGGAGGGCTTGGTTTCAGCCTTAAATGGAATATGGGATGGATGCACGACATACTTGAATATTTTTCCAAAGACCCTATTCACAGAAAACACCATCAAAATAACCTCACCTTTGCGCTTCTCTATGCCTTCACCGAAAACTTTATTCTCGTTCTTTCTCACGATGAAGTGGTTTATGGAAAGTGCTCACTCCTCAACAAAATGCCCGGAGATATGTGGCAGAAGTTTGCAAACCTGAGGCTCCTCCATGCATATATGTATGCCCAACCCGGTAAAAAACTAATATTTATGGGTGGAGAAATCGGACAGTGGTCTGAATGGGTTTTTTCACAGAGTCTTGACTGGCATCTGCTGCAGTATGAACCCCACAAAAAATTTAAGAACTGGATAAAAGATTTAAATGACCTCTACAAAAAAGAACCTTCCATGTATGAGATTGATTTCAATTCCCATGGTTTTGAATGGATAGACTTTGGAGATTACGAAGGAAGTATTGTTTCCTTTATCAGGAAAGGAAAAGATATAGAGGATTTTACTGTCTTTGTTTTCAACTTTACTCCGGTACCAAGATATAACTACAGAATCGGTGTTCCAAAATCAGGTCATTACAAAGAGGTGCTTAACAGCGACTCGGAAAGATACTGGGGAAGCAATGTTGGCAATTTAGGAGGTGTCAATGCAAAACCAATAAGGTGGCATGGAAGGAATTATTCAATCAGAATAAACCTCCCGCCTCTTGGAGCTTTGATATTTAAACTGCTTTAG
- a CDS encoding rod shape-determining protein (functions in MreBCD complex in some organisms): protein MTFGSVFQFFSKDLAIDLGTANTLVYMKGKGIIINEPSVIAENSITGETLAIGKKAKEMLGKSPPYIDVIRPIKDGVISNIEATMEMLKYFIHETHNRRTLVYPRVVISTPLSITSVERRAVKESAEEAGAREVYLIEEPMAAAIGAGLAVQDPSGCMIINIGGGMTEVAVIALSGIVCSKSIRIAGDALNEAIIQFMKSKHNLLIGELTAERIKIQLGCACGGSLEKTMTVKGRDLIRGLPVTLFVSEKEIEEALSETLNNIVMTVKLTLENTPPELAADIITKGIVIAGGGALLKGIGALIQKETGLPVNPAKDPISSVVIGAGKMLDELSLLKEISVKD from the coding sequence ATGACTTTTGGCTCAGTATTTCAATTCTTCTCAAAAGACCTCGCTATTGACCTTGGCACTGCCAACACCCTTGTCTATATGAAAGGCAAGGGAATAATCATCAACGAGCCTTCAGTGATTGCTGAGAATTCCATAACAGGGGAAACCCTTGCTATAGGCAAAAAGGCAAAAGAGATGCTTGGCAAATCTCCGCCCTACATTGATGTCATCAGACCAATTAAAGATGGGGTTATTTCAAATATTGAAGCAACAATGGAAATGCTGAAATATTTTATTCATGAAACTCACAACCGCAGAACTCTTGTCTATCCAAGAGTTGTAATATCAACACCACTCAGCATAACTTCCGTGGAGAGAAGGGCTGTAAAAGAATCAGCAGAAGAAGCAGGAGCAAGAGAAGTATATCTTATTGAAGAGCCAATGGCTGCTGCCATAGGCGCAGGGCTTGCAGTACAGGATCCCTCAGGATGCATGATTATAAATATAGGAGGAGGAATGACTGAAGTCGCCGTTATCGCCCTTTCAGGAATTGTATGCAGCAAGTCAATAAGAATTGCCGGAGATGCACTGAATGAGGCAATAATTCAGTTTATGAAAAGCAAGCATAACCTCCTGATTGGAGAACTTACAGCAGAAAGAATAAAAATACAGCTTGGGTGCGCTTGCGGAGGAAGCCTTGAGAAAACCATGACTGTTAAGGGGAGAGATTTAATCAGGGGGCTTCCTGTAACCCTGTTTGTTAGTGAGAAAGAAATCGAAGAAGCCTTGTCAGAAACTTTAAACAACATAGTCATGACAGTAAAACTTACGCTTGAAAATACGCCACCTGAGCTTGCTGCTGACATTATCACAAAAGGAATAGTAATTGCCGGTGGCGGGGCTCTTTTAAAAGGGATAGGCGCATTGATTCAAAAAGAAACGGGCCTCCCTGTTAACCCCGCAAAGGATCCAATCTCTTCTGTTGTCATTGGTGCCGGAAAAATGCTTGATGAGTTATCTCTTCTGAAAGAAATTTCGGTTAAAGATTAA
- a CDS encoding 7,8-didemethyl-8-hydroxy-5-deazariboflavin synthase subunit CofH, whose protein sequence is MEKKESNINDILEKAAKYEKLSLRELEYLFSISNPELMNRLFSAADKMRKELAGDVVTYVKNRNINFTNICKNSCEFCAYRRNKDDVDSYFMGMEEILEKLSEDGITEVCIQGGLNPDLNLEFYGNLLATIKLRHPDIHIHGFSPMEVKFMSEISGLAIEDVLRFLKYSGLGSMPGTAAEILVDEIREKICPDKLKKDEWVRIVKTAHNLGIPTTATIMFGHIETAFHKARHLAVLMDIQEETGCITEFIPLPFIPFNTKLAARYSLGMVPEEEIYKMYSISRIYFGKMIPNIQASWVKIGFDAAKKSLSLGVNDLGGTLGEEKISKSAGSKFGQCVKEEVLRKIILEASRVPLQRNTLYQSVEKEKENELRLLPLSPLFS, encoded by the coding sequence ATGGAAAAGAAAGAATCAAATATTAATGATATTCTGGAAAAAGCTGCTAAGTATGAAAAACTTTCTCTGAGGGAACTGGAGTATCTTTTTTCCATCAGCAACCCTGAACTAATGAACAGGCTTTTTTCTGCTGCTGACAAAATGAGAAAGGAGTTAGCTGGCGATGTCGTGACCTATGTTAAAAACAGGAATATAAATTTTACAAACATCTGCAAAAACAGTTGTGAGTTCTGCGCTTACAGAAGAAACAAAGATGATGTTGACAGTTACTTTATGGGAATGGAGGAGATTTTAGAAAAACTCAGCGAGGATGGAATTACTGAAGTATGCATTCAGGGCGGATTGAATCCTGATTTGAATTTAGAATTTTATGGTAACCTGCTTGCAACGATTAAGCTGAGACACCCTGATATACATATCCACGGTTTTTCACCAATGGAAGTAAAATTCATGTCAGAAATTTCAGGACTTGCAATAGAGGACGTACTAAGGTTTTTAAAATATTCAGGGCTTGGTTCAATGCCGGGGACTGCTGCGGAAATTTTAGTAGATGAGATAAGAGAAAAGATATGTCCTGACAAGCTGAAAAAAGATGAATGGGTAAGGATTGTAAAAACAGCCCATAACCTTGGAATCCCAACTACTGCCACAATTATGTTTGGTCATATTGAGACTGCATTTCACAAGGCAAGACACCTTGCGGTTTTAATGGATATTCAGGAAGAAACCGGATGTATTACAGAGTTTATACCGCTGCCGTTTATACCGTTCAATACGAAGCTGGCAGCCCGATACAGTCTTGGCATGGTTCCTGAAGAAGAAATTTACAAAATGTATTCCATATCAAGGATATACTTTGGGAAGATGATTCCCAATATTCAGGCAAGCTGGGTGAAAATCGGATTTGATGCAGCAAAAAAATCACTTTCTCTTGGAGTAAACGACCTTGGTGGTACACTTGGCGAAGAAAAAATATCAAAATCTGCAGGTTCAAAATTTGGCCAATGCGTTAAAGAAGAGGTTTTGAGAAAGATAATTCTTGAGGCAAGCAGAGTACCTCTCCAGAGAAATACGCTATACCAGTCTGTTGAAAAAGAAAAGGAGAATGAGCTCAGACTGCTTCCTCTTTCTCCCCTTTTTTCGTAA